In Aegilops tauschii subsp. strangulata cultivar AL8/78 chromosome 3, Aet v6.0, whole genome shotgun sequence, one genomic interval encodes:
- the LOC109738715 gene encoding MADS-box transcription factor 30-like has protein sequence MLLLLRSSPFCRHHGLTCCSIPSSSSQEKMGRGRTEMKKIQNDVSRRATFGKRRRGLLKKAHELAVLCGVDLGLLVFDDDGAGKLFDYCAPNTSWSELIERYESITKHQFQFQGQGIHHDDHQQPSADIIAGLRREGDHLEASVTRQTGENLSSTATAAELDELEQRLECVLGKVRETKDKLLEQQLGESHHKVHILEDQNSFLRRLMGEEGQQRAAVEASAVPPKLPEVEEEELTTLRLWPRQLPDV, from the exons ATGCTTCTCCTGCTACGATCGAGCCCCTTTTGCCGGCACCACGGACTGACTTGCTGCTCGATCCCTTCTTCTTCTAGCCAAGAGAAGatggggcgcgggaggacggagATGAAGAAGATCCAGAACGATGTGTCACGGCGGGCCACCTTCGGCAAGCGCCGCCGCGGCCTGCTGAAGAAGGCGCACGAGCTCGCCGTACTCTGCGGCGTCGACCTCGGCCTCCTCGTCTTCGACGACGACGGCGCCGGCAAGCTGTTCGACTACTGCGCCCCTAACACAAG CTGGAGCGAGCTAATTGAGCGCTACGAGAGCATCACCAAACACCAGTTCCAGTTCCAGGGCCAGGGGATACATCATGATGATCATCAG CAACCGTCGGCGGATATCATCGCAGGGCTGAGGCGTGAGGGTGACCATCTGGAGGCCAGCGTGACGAGGCAGACCGGAGAAAACCTGTCATCCACTGCGACGGCGGCGGAACTCGACGAACTGGAGCAGCGGCTGGAGTGCGTGCTGGGTAAAGTCCGTGAAACGAAG GACAAGTTGCTGGAGCAGCAGTTGGGCGAATCACACCACAAG GTGCACATCTTGGAGGACCAGAACAGCTTCCTTCGCCGCCTG ATGGGCGAGGAGGGGCAGCAACGTGCTGCTGTGGAGGCGTCCGCGGTGCCGCCGAAGCTaccggaggtggaggaggaggaatTGACGACGCTGCGGCTGTGGCCGCGGCAGCTCCCCGACGTGTAA